AATCCGGCACCCCCTGGGGTCACACGAAAAGTGCCGGAGCCCCGTGGCGGTGACGTTCCGTCGACTCCGCGATTTCCGTGCGGAGCCGAAAAGCCACCCTAAAGGCGGGTTTGCGGCTCCGCGAATCGCGACGCGCCGTCAGCGCGCGCCGGGTGAGTACCGGGTGAGTGCCGGATGCATGCTTGATGCATGCCGGATGTGCGCCTGGCGGGCGCTGTCAGCGCCCGTTCGACGCCGCGCCCGCGCCCGCCGCCTTGGCCGCGGTGCGCACCGCTCCCGCGACCGCGCCGGCGACCTTGTCGTTGAAGACCGACGGGATGATGTAGTTCGGGTTCAGCTCGTCCTCGGTGACGACGTCGGCGAGGGCCGTGGCCGCCGCCAGCATCATCTCCGTGTTGACCGTACGGGACTGGGCGTCCAGGAGGCCGCGGAAGACACCCGGGAAGACCAGGACGTTGTTGATCTGGTTCGGGAAGTCCGAGCGGCCCGTGGCGACGACGGCGGCCGTCTGGCGCGCGGCGGCCGGGTCGACCTCCGGGTCGGGGTTCGCGAGCGCGAACACGATGGCGCCCTCCGCCATGGCGGCGACGTCGTCCGCGCCCAGCAGGTTCGGGGCCGAGACGCCGATGAAGACGTCCGCGCCGGCGACGGCCTGCTTGAGGGTGCCGGTGACGCCCTCCGGGTTGGTGTTGTCGGCGATCCAGCGCAGCGGCGAGTCGGCCGGGGCGTCCACGAGGTCCGGGCGGTCCGCGTGCACGACGCCCTGGATGTCGGCGACGACGGCGTGCTTGACGCCCGCCGCGATGAGCAGCTTGAGGATGGCCGTACCGGCGGCGCCGGCACCGGACATGACGACCCGTACGTCACCGATGCCCTTGCCCACCACGCGCAGCGCGTTGGTGAGGGCGGCGAGGACGACGATGGCCGTGCCGTGCTGGTCGTCGTGGAAGACGGGGATGTCGAGGGCCTCGCGCAGCCGGGCCTCGATCTCGAAGCAGCGGGGCGCGGA
Above is a genomic segment from Streptomyces sp. NBC_00094 containing:
- a CDS encoding NAD-dependent malic enzyme, with the translated sequence MATAPSVSYSMTVRLEVPASGTAVSQLTTAVESHGGSVTGLDVTASGHEKLRIDVTIAATSTAHADEIVEQLRTIEGVTLGKVSDRTFLMHLGGKIEMASKHPIRNRDDLSMIYTPGVARVCMAIAENPEDARRLTIKRNTVAVVTDGSAVLGLGNIGPMAAMPVMEGKAALFKRFADIDAWPLCLDTQDTDEIVAIVKAIAPGFAGINLEDISAPRCFEIEARLREALDIPVFHDDQHGTAIVVLAALTNALRVVGKGIGDVRVVMSGAGAAGTAILKLLIAAGVKHAVVADIQGVVHADRPDLVDAPADSPLRWIADNTNPEGVTGTLKQAVAGADVFIGVSAPNLLGADDVAAMAEGAIVFALANPDPEVDPAAARQTAAVVATGRSDFPNQINNVLVFPGVFRGLLDAQSRTVNTEMMLAAATALADVVTEDELNPNYIIPSVFNDKVAGAVAGAVRTAAKAAGAGAASNGR